The genomic segment GACTCAATCGGACATCGAGAACTGGTTTGAATATTAGGCACTTGTAACTTGAAAAACTAGATAACAAATATGAGTCAAAGTCTAAGGCTAAAGCTAAAAACGGACTGTTTACGTTGTGCAGATTTTAAAGTTGGACTCACCAAAATTACTGTTTCAGTTGTAGGTACagtaaataaaacattaataaacttaaataaaagcttACATGTATAAAAAGAGTTGAAAGAAAGGCAGAGGAAGAGGCGCTATCACTCAATTTTCTCGTGTTTACGAGCGACACGAACACATTCGGAACTAGAGGCTGATAGACAGAGAGTAGAGAGCTAACACCGAAACCTGTCTAGTTAGTTTGCTCTTGAAATCGTTGACTTTCCGGGGCTAGCCAGGGTACAGTAAAGTTGATGTTTGTGAATCCGTACATGGCTCAAATCCGATAACTGAGTAGGTAGAGATTGAGACTGTGCGTGCGATATCGGCTCCTCATGAACTctggtaaaaactgtaaaaagttCATATTCTGTCTATTTTTTCCTCTCCTCGACTCTTATAAGAAAGTCATCCGAGGCCTTCATCATGATGTTGTACTTGACGGGCAGCGGGCGCGTTAGGTCTTCTGCGCGTGCACCGGTCGGTGGCAGCAGCCGGTAGCGTCGGAGCAGATTAGCCAGCGCTGTCTTGGCGGACAGCATCGCGTAGGTAGCACCTGAAACAATGCTTGTAATAGGACTAATAGTCTTTGGTAGCTGGTTGACGCGGTCTGTGTCCAGTATCATACTCTACTCGCACTGCGCATGACGCtgattttattttaccgttctgtcgtCATGCAGGATTTACatatgccaaattgcagctttctggCACTAatgatcacggagcaaagccgcggacggacagacggacggacatggTGAAACTATAAGCTCCGACAGATTACCTGAAGGTATTACGGACATGGCGCGGTGCCGCGGTGGTCCGCCCCGTCAACTCCGTCCTGAACACTTGTCCACACTTGTCAAACAAGTTGTGATCTGATATGAACAGCTTTATGAAACCATTCCTGTCATACTTTCTTGGCTGCGATAGGAGATTCTCATAATACCTACCAATGTATTCTCTCACCTCTGACAGAATAATAGCTGAAGGGTATGAACATGATAGGTTGCCGCAACGAGCAATCAAGGAAGCGCTCCGGACggaacagggctataaccgcgaaaatcgaagttcgcaaattgcgggcatctttctctattacgccttcattggactaaaagagaaagatccccgcaattcgcgaatttcggttttcgcggtagccccacaGCTCGGCATCCACGCCCCAGGACGACGGGTAGCGGTGCGTGCCCCAGATGTGGATCAGGATGGTGAGGATGGACGTCCCTTCCACCAAAGTTGTGCCTAAtgctacatttttttataaaaaattaccAATGCATCCCCTGATAGAGTAGCTGAAGGGTATGAACATGGCGGGGTGCCGCAGCGGGCACTCAAGGAAGCGCTCCGGGCGGAACAGCTCGGCGTCCGCGCCCCAGTACGACGGGTCGCGGTGCGTGCCCCAAATGTGGATCAGGATGGACGTGCCGTCCACCAAGGTTATGCCTGAtgctacaaaaaaaataagtgaTATTAGTGCCTGAATTGTTGCTTGTCGTGTTTGAAAACGTGTATTTAATGGGTGCCTTTAGACATACCTATTTTAAGTCGCAAGGTTGTGAATACATAGTCAACCTCAAGTCAGAATACGAGTATACCCACTTATAACTCTAGACTAGATATGGTTTAAACTTTTGCCGGTATTCCAAAAGTGTACGAAGTTTCAAATATCTTACGTAGCGCAACATCGTTACGGATTTCCCTCGCCACTATCGAggcacgctgtacgcgttccaaagccgacTTTGGAACTATCATACTAGaagagtcgggcatagcccgacttacgaagctcgctgtacgcgatccaaagccgggtgccttcggcctctcatactaaaagagtcgggcgtagcccgacgtacgaagctcgCTGTAGGCGTTCCAAAGCGGGCGCCGACTCATACTAAaatagtcgggcgtagcccgacgtacgaagctcgctgtacgcgttccaaagccgggcgccttcggcgccctcatactaaaagagtcgggcgtagcccgacgtacgaagctcgCTGTACGTGGTCCAAATCATACTAAAAGAGTAGGGCTACACCCGACGTaaaggctcgctgtacgcgtttcaaagccgggcgccttcggcgtccacatactaaaagagtcgggcgtagcccgacatacGAGTCGCACTGTAcacgttccaaagccgggcgccgaaagCGCGTCCATGCGCCTCCAAGGATGGCgcagcccgatatatgcggcgctctgcttgcatttctgtactgaggatgCCCTcgaaaaagtaatataaagtgacttcaaatagtAACGAAGTCATGAtcctaaaattaattaaataaaaaataagttcaaatactaaaacccgactagacgtgtgcgccgattaaaaaacgatcggcggcggcgtttgccgaaaaatcggcggcggcggcgtgttttcggcgtgaaatcggcgtgaccttgactttcaggttTTTAAAGATAAATCATTAATCTGTCGTTTATCTTGAAAATTTTGATTAATCCAGGTTTCTAGTAAGTGAACTACGTAATCTACGCATAGTTTTGAATAGGTTTTGAGTAAAATggggtttgtaaatgaatataaataggataggtataataacttgattttccTAGTAACTGGCTTGTATTAAGGggttacctggtcccaatgacTGTCGATCAGATCAGTATCTCTGTGTAACTCCGTTTTGTCATGCTGTACATGGCTTATCTTCAAATATCCTTGAAATGGTTatggttttcttgtcgtacAAGCACCAGGCTCAGTGAGAagtatcttctttctcgttttcttaTTGCTGACGATTACGAcgacatgtaatttgtctcaaTTTCGTGCTGTCAGAAGCCGTTGCACTGCCGCCAGCCatcgaccatctcacacatgctccactctgagcacgtttgccattcattggGCCTAAATTCATATTATGTTTCGCCACATCATGCGTTGGAAACCGCATAATACTTATTTCCGAAGAAAGATGTTGTGGAAACCCCAGTTAaggggtttgttcttctagctgtcctagGTATAAGCAGCACAGCAGCAGTCTTCGCCAACTCTCCTCGACTCTTATAAGAAAGTCATCCGAGGCCTTCATCATGATGTTGTACTTGACGGGCAGCGGGCGCGTTAGGTCTTCTGCGCGTGCACCGGTCGGTGGCAGCAGCCGGTAGCGTCGGAGCAGATTAGCCAGCGCTGTCTTGGCGGACAGCATCGCGTAGGTAGCACCTGAAACAATGCTTGTAATAGGACTAATAGTCTTTGGTAGCTGGTTGACGCGGTCTGTGTCCAGTATCATACTCTACTCGCACTGCGCATGACGCtgattttattttaccgttctgtcgtCATGCAGGATTTACatatgccaaattgcagctttctggCACTAatgatcacggagcaaagccgcggacggacagacggacggacatggTGAAACTATAAGCTCCGACAGATTACCTGAAGGTATTACGGACATGGCGCGGTGCCGCGGTGGTCCGCCCCGTCAACTCCGTCCTGAACACTTGTCCACACTTGTCAAACAAGTTGTGATCTGATATGAACAGCTTTATGAAACCATTCCTGTCATACTTTCTTGGCTGCGATAGGAGATTCTCATAATACCTACCAATGTATTCTCTCACCTCTGACAGAATAATAGCTGAAGGGTATGAACATGATAGGTTGCCGCAACGAGCAATCAAGGAAGCGCTCCGGACggaacagggctataaccgcgaaaatcgaagttcgcaaattgcgggcatctttctctattacgccttcattggactaaaagagaaagatccccgcaattcgcgaatttcggttttcgcggtagccccacaGCTCGGCATCCACGCCCCAGGACGACGGGTAGCGGTGCGTGCCCCAGATGTGGATCAGGATGGTGAGGATGGACGTCCCTTCCACCAAAGTTGTGCCTAAtgctacatttttttataaaaaattaccAATGCATCCCCTGATAGAGTAGCTGAAGGGTATGAACATGGCGGGGTGCCGCAGCGGGCACTCAAGGAAGCGCTCCGGGCGGAACAGCTCGGCGTCCGCGCCCCAGTACGACGGGTCGCGGTGCGTGCCCCAAATGTGGATCAGGATGGACGTGCCGTCCACCAAGGTTATGCCTGAtgctacaaaaaaaataagtgaTATTAGTGCCTGAATTGTTGCTTGTCGTGTTTGAAAACGTGTATTTAATGGGTGCCTTTAGACATACCTATTTTAAGTCGCAAGGTTGTGAATACATAGTCAACCTCAAGTCAGAATACGAGTATACCCACTTATAACTCTAGACTAGATATGGTTTAAACTTTTGCCGGTATTCCAAAAGTGTACGAAGTTTCAAATATCTTACGTAGCGCAACATCGTTACGGATTTCCCTCGCCACTATCGGCACCGGTGGGTACAGGCGCAAGCTCTCCTTGATGACAGCCTCCAGGTACTTCAGCCGGGGCAAGTCTTCGGGAGTCACCGCACGGTCAGAGTCTCCGAATACTTCTTGCAGTCTGGAATAATTTCAAGCATAACGCTCCTAAATAAAATTGCTAACAGACTAAGGACGAGTTGGTCGGTCAAGAGGTGGGGAATCGGACTACAAATAGATGCCCTCTGTGTGCGACATCCTCCAAACAACTCAACACGTGATGTAATGCTCAATGCACAATGTGCACTGAAGAAGATCTCTTGAAAGCTACACACGGTATGATAGAAATGGCAAAGCATCAACAAAGAGAAAACTTCGATTTAAGTATGTCATTTGACCCCTGCACACAATTCACTTGCGAAAGAAGAACAAGATGACTTACCTACCCTTAGTGCTTTTGAATAACGCTCATTTCGCTTTTTAAAGACTCGAACCTTTAAGACTCTCGAGGCTTAACGCCTCAAAGGCGGCAAAGACGATTTCTTACATCCAtacgcgtaaaataaataaatacaattctcaAATATAGTCAATTCATCAAAACTTACGAGTCTTGAGGACTGGAGTCTTTAACCTAAAACAAACGTTATTCACAACACTGCATACTCTTGGTGCACTTTGGCTTGCACATCAGGATAGCGGGACAGCAAGACGGCGGTAAACGAAGCGCCCACGGCAGACGTGTCATTCCCGGCTACGGCCATGACGATGATCTCTTCGCGAATTTCTATGTCCGAATATCCTTTCTCCAGTCCACCGGAAGTTTGTATTATCGTCTCAAGAAAATTTATCAAACCGTTGCTGTTGTTGTTTTCTAAAACAAATGAAGGTTTCGTGGAAAGAAAGggaagaagtacctacctataactcCTATAAGTGCGTTCTCTCGCGCGAATCCATCCGGACACCTACTTGTTGAAGTCGCGCAAGATGTATGGAGGCGCACGCGAGAATGCAACTCGTGTTAGCAGGTCTggtgtaaaattaaatatcatggCTCACCCAGGGGAATGGGGGTATGGTGGAtgagtacctacatttttgcTGATAACAAAGCTGTGTCAGTCGATGTTTATTATTtcttgtagttttttttattattatcgcTAATCTCCGGTTGGATCAAAGACGGCGGCAAGAGAGTTGAGGTAAGGCAGGAGAGGAGCTAGATAAAGTACGTATTGCAATTTTGCGAATGGCTGATGCACTTCCTAACGGTCTGACCTCAACTCTGGTGCCGATATGCGATACCTACCCATACCCATACATGTTATATGATAAGACGAGGTCGTCCTTATTTTAGTACCTAGTTTTTAATtatctaagtaggtacaataagtATTATCTACGCTATACACATTGCTATGACTTACTGTATCTTAACCCGTCAGTTGCAAATTGCTTGCGTTTCTCTTGTATAATCTGAAAATTAATAAAGTTGACTTGAGTAGTTCGGTCATTTTGGAGCGTCTCCAAGACCTAGTCTGTTCGAGATTCAGAAAacagtgaaaaatagagataatattCCTAAAAATACGGGTGATTTTTACcttacctcattagattcgtcataatgcctaaaaaaatgtattcgaagtaTGGAttcgtgtattagcacacaaaaaatatcaaaaattatatagttattttttatttccccaatatctcaaaaagtattaatgtttaagaaaccaaaattaatattataaaagaggaggatatttccaataacaCATTCtgtacttgcagaactgtatctccattatttattcCCCGGTttagtttatgactattttcaGCTGCAATCACAAAGTTTTAACTACAATCAGGCTGTAAcacatattttgtaaaaagaAACAGCTGAAATATGTTATTTGAATACTTTAATTCGTATGTGTATATATATCCTAATTGCTGGTATTCCGGGGAAACCTGGTAAATTTATAGCAAAATTAAATTGAGTCCGCCTCCATACTACTCAACAACAACGCGGTGTAGGTACTGAGGCCGAAGTTTGGGTATAAAAGCATCCGAATTTCCGATCCCTGGTACGGACAAACTGACAACTgacaaaaaaaacgaaatgtcactGTGTTCATTATCAGCATGTAAGTTCTTTCAACATTTAATCTGCCATTTTTCGTTTTTTCTGCCTAAATTTAAATAGAAGGCCAGAATCAGGAATGTCAGTAAAACCACTCCGGGGCACATGGAACACTAGCATCGAATTTTCATACTTCCTCGTGCACCGTACAAAATGCGCTTCTTATTAAGAATCAAGCAGCACTTGCAGGCCACACTCACCTCATCTATATAATCATAAGCCCGATGCTTATGAAATAAAAACTTCTTGTACTCGGGCAGTTTCTTGTAGATGAAGTCGGAGTGAAGCCACGGTAGTAGCACGCGCTTCGTCACCATTTCCGCTACTTCGTTTATCGAGTCGAGAAAGATGCGGTCGGCTGGGTTCTCTTGAGAATTCATTTTATGCCCCCCTGCGGTTTCTgaaatgttattaaaatatttttaccggGGTTTAGATACTATACGCTATTTACAAATTTCGATTGCGTAATTATGCGATTGTATTCATACCTAAgggtctagtcaactctatccTCGTAAGGTATGTTGGGATAATATGGGATGCGGAGGAAGAACGTATTAGGAAATTCATTTCCGCCAAAATAGgctttatttcttaattttgacaacaatgTGCAAGACGCCTGGGATGCACTGGGATGTGTGCTACGCGCCTTTAAAGAGAGCAAGGTAATTTTGGTAAATTTTCTGGCCATCCGGTCTTCGCCCTGTAATTTATGTCGTGTATTGTGATAAAACTGTGGTTGTTTTTGTGATTCAGTTGATGTCAAATTTCGTTTTGAAGGTTTATCTTTAAATCAATCCAATCAGAACAGACCTACGACTGCTGTAGACCGATTTCCGATGT from the Cydia splendana chromosome 17, ilCydSple1.2, whole genome shotgun sequence genome contains:
- the LOC134798545 gene encoding cytochrome P450 4C1-like: MAPFFNLKNLHRIVPLFNEKSSIMVNLMRAEVGAGDFPIWKYMTTYSFDTVCETAGGHKMNSQENPADRIFLDSINEVAEMVTKRVLLPWLHSDFIYKKLPEYKKFLFHKHRAYDYIDEIIQEKRKQFATDGLRYKNNNSNGLINFLETIIQTSGGLEKGYSDIEIREEIIVMAVAGNDTSAVGASFTAVLLSRYPDVQAKVHQELQEVFGDSDRAVTPEDLPRLKYLEAVIKESLRLYPPVPIVAREIRNDVALPSGITLVDGTSILIHIWGTHRDPSYWGADAELFRPERFLECPLRHPAMFIPFSYSIRGCIGATYAMLSAKTALANLLRRYRLLPPTGARAEDLTRPLPVKYNIMMKASDDFLIRVEERKK